A section of the Telopea speciosissima isolate NSW1024214 ecotype Mountain lineage chromosome 3, Tspe_v1, whole genome shotgun sequence genome encodes:
- the LOC122655753 gene encoding uncharacterized protein LOC122655753 isoform X2, translating to MDPIFQALCSDQSSQNSGISRLPICALFSKSAKMEETFVNSTKDDQGNEDSPVRLRKDRELVEDNGSEFTESKSKGSLGREESKELTSDVKQSRITDVKKLKCMHFGSLNEKHLLQHYLDLVKVRPSDSLAIAYSPSSPCNIAVKLRSSKMEILFDRLNPIKNRRRNTCDLSSFVIDGPSAAGQGNLVISPVRQFIVGAVAGNDNVRRILKSPLSCHVGALDGDKKSEKMRSTDIKGEKCSKIMSSPEGLITSTSQKLEKEATLEKQRNGQERVHKRLFSISSTNSSSSDQSSLSACAPVSQGMLHCKWKGGIPYFVFSVDDQREVYAANLWKVESPNDKGLDYMYSFHSRTDGQKKLGTSDNLLDFVGKMKVSSSFILCPNSSKLMETEFLLFGTNEHHPSQMPSLTSTAKKNWRLSKKVVDAFRTSHLSKYKSRPKGVPSSIYEDLSGEQCKEMLGEPNALDSTLLQSNLSPNLELAAIVVREYVHDTCQEASVGGWGLKFLEKVRAEQSSAPVEDFDSLEKCQESSLRNRNDCSTSMDVLIPAGFHGGQRTRNGGPSSLTERWRSGHCDCGGWDIGCPLTVLHNMSNKEVLPQPDAQGECKSFDLFIQETKQGEPILRMVNIQDGLYFIHFQSTLTALQTFSIGVAIIHTQSSTLCPKHVTKLKQEESMITIL from the exons ATGGATCCGATTTTTCAG GCATTGTGTTCTGATCAATCTAGCCAAAATTCTGGTATATCCAGACTGCCAATATGTGCCTTATTCAGTAAGAGTGCAAAGATGGAAGAGACGTTCGTCAATTCCACGAAAGATGATCAAGGGAATGAAGATTCACCTGTTAGATTGAGAAAGGATAGGGAATTGGTAGAAGACAATGGGTCAGAGTTTACTGAATCGAAATCCAAAGGGTCATTAGGAAGAGAAGAATCAAAGGAGTTAACATCAGATGTCAAGCAATCACGTA TTACTGATGTTAAGAAACTGAAGTGTATGCATTTTGGAAGTCTCAATGAGAAACATCTCTTGCAGCATTACTTGGATTTGGTTAAAGTTAGACCATCTGACTCTTTAGCTATAGCCTATAGTCCATCCTCCCCGTGCAATATTGCTGTGAAGTTAAGGTCCTCAAAAATGGAGATTCTATTTGACCGCTTAAATCCaattaaaaatagaagaagaaatacATGTGATCTGAGTAGTTTTGTGATTGATGGCCCGTCAGCAGCTGGACAAGGGAATTTAGTTATCAGCCCTGTCAGACAGTTTATTGTAGGGGCAGTTGCAGGGAATGACAATGTGAGAAGGATCTTGAAGAGCCCATTAAGTTGTCATGTAGGGGCCCTAGATGGTGACAAAAAGTCAGAAAAAATGAGGTCAACTGATATTAAAGGAGAAAAATGCTCTAAGATCATGAGCTCTCCGGAAGGACTAATCACTAGTACATCACAGAAGCTAGAAAAAGAAGCTACTCTAGAAAAGCAGAGAAATGGACAGGAAAGGGTGCATAAAAGGCTTTTTTCTATTTCAAGTACCAACTCTAGTAGTTCTGATCAATCTTCCTTATCTGCTTGTGCCCCTGTTTCTCAGGGAATGCTTCATTGCAAGTGGAAAGGTGGAATCCCATATTTTGTGTTCTCTGTAGATGATCAGAGGGAGGTATATGCCGCCAACCTGTGGAAGGTAGAGTCACCAAATGATAAGGGTCTGGATTATATGTACTCTTTTCACTCACGAACAGATGGGCAAAAGAAACTGGGTACTTCTGATAATTTGCTGGATTTTGTTGGTAAAATGAAGGTATCAAGTTCTTTTATTCTATGTCCAAACAGTTCCAAACTCATGGAGACTGAATTTCTCTTGTTTGGTACTAATGAACACCATCCTAGTCAGATGCCAAGTTTGACTTCAACTGCTAAAAAGAATTGGAGGCTGTCAAAAAAGGTGGTGGATGCATTCAGGACAAGCCATCTATCCAAGTATAAATCTAGGCCCAAAGGTGTACCGAGCTCCATATATGAGGATCTCTCCGGGGAGCAATGTAAAGAAATGTTGGGTGAACCAAATGCACTGGATTCTACCCTCCTACAGAGTAATCTTTCACCGAATCTTgagttggctgccattgttgtgAGAGAATATGTTCATGATACTTGTCAAGAGGCATCAGTTGGAGGCTGGGGCTTAAAATTTCTTGAGAAAGTTAGGGCAGAGCAATCTAGTGCTCCTGTAGAAGACTTTGATTCCCTGGAAAAGTGCCAAGAAAGTTCTCTTCGAAATAGAAATGATTGTTCTACTAGTATGGATGTTTTAATCCCAGCAGGATTTCATGGTGGTCAAAGAACCAGAAATGGTGGCCCCTCTAGTCTTACTGAGAGGTGGAGATCTGGACACTGTGACTGTGGTGGCTGGGACATTGGATGCCCTCTTACTGTACTCCACAACATGTCAAACAAAGAAGTTTTGCCGCAACCAGATGCACAAGGGGAATGCAAATCATTTGATCTATTCATTCAG GAAACAAAGCAAGGAGAGCCCATCCTGAGAATGGTGAATATCCAGGACGgtctttattttattcatttccAATCAACTCTGACAGCTCTACAAACTTTCTCTATAGGTGTGGCTATTATTCATACTCAGAGTTCCACTCTTTGTCCAAAACATGTAACAAAGTTGAAGCAGGAGGAATCAATGATAACAATTCTGTAG
- the LOC122655753 gene encoding uncharacterized protein LOC122655753 isoform X3: MEETFVNSTKDDQGNEDSPVRLRKDRELVEDNGSEFTESKSKGSLGREESKELTSDVKQSRIGGICIQESFFQSKHVTDVKKLKCMHFGSLNEKHLLQHYLDLVKVRPSDSLAIAYSPSSPCNIAVKLRSSKMEILFDRLNPIKNRRRNTCDLSSFVIDGPSAAGQGNLVISPVRQFIVGAVAGNDNVRRILKSPLSCHVGALDGDKKSEKMRSTDIKGEKCSKIMSSPEGLITSTSQKLEKEATLEKQRNGQERVHKRLFSISSTNSSSSDQSSLSACAPVSQGMLHCKWKGGIPYFVFSVDDQREVYAANLWKVESPNDKGLDYMYSFHSRTDGQKKLGTSDNLLDFVGKMKVSSSFILCPNSSKLMETEFLLFGTNEHHPSQMPSLTSTAKKNWRLSKKVVDAFRTSHLSKYKSRPKGVPSSIYEDLSGEQCKEMLGEPNALDSTLLQSNLSPNLELAAIVVREYVHDTCQEASVGGWGLKFLEKVRAEQSSAPVEDFDSLEKCQESSLRNRNDCSTSMDVLIPAGFHGGQRTRNGGPSSLTERWRSGHCDCGGWDIGCPLTVLHNMSNKEVLPQPDAQGECKSFDLFIQETKQGEPILRMVNIQDGLYFIHFQSTLTALQTFSIGVAIIHTQSSTLCPKHVTKLKQEESMITIL; the protein is encoded by the exons ATGGAAGAGACGTTCGTCAATTCCACGAAAGATGATCAAGGGAATGAAGATTCACCTGTTAGATTGAGAAAGGATAGGGAATTGGTAGAAGACAATGGGTCAGAGTTTACTGAATCGAAATCCAAAGGGTCATTAGGAAGAGAAGAATCAAAGGAGTTAACATCAGATGTCAAGCAATCACGTATAGGTGGAATATGCATTCAGGAATCATTTTTTCAAAGTAAACATGTTACTGATGTTAAGAAACTGAAGTGTATGCATTTTGGAAGTCTCAATGAGAAACATCTCTTGCAGCATTACTTGGATTTGGTTAAAGTTAGACCATCTGACTCTTTAGCTATAGCCTATAGTCCATCCTCCCCGTGCAATATTGCTGTGAAGTTAAGGTCCTCAAAAATGGAGATTCTATTTGACCGCTTAAATCCaattaaaaatagaagaagaaatacATGTGATCTGAGTAGTTTTGTGATTGATGGCCCGTCAGCAGCTGGACAAGGGAATTTAGTTATCAGCCCTGTCAGACAGTTTATTGTAGGGGCAGTTGCAGGGAATGACAATGTGAGAAGGATCTTGAAGAGCCCATTAAGTTGTCATGTAGGGGCCCTAGATGGTGACAAAAAGTCAGAAAAAATGAGGTCAACTGATATTAAAGGAGAAAAATGCTCTAAGATCATGAGCTCTCCGGAAGGACTAATCACTAGTACATCACAGAAGCTAGAAAAAGAAGCTACTCTAGAAAAGCAGAGAAATGGACAGGAAAGGGTGCATAAAAGGCTTTTTTCTATTTCAAGTACCAACTCTAGTAGTTCTGATCAATCTTCCTTATCTGCTTGTGCCCCTGTTTCTCAGGGAATGCTTCATTGCAAGTGGAAAGGTGGAATCCCATATTTTGTGTTCTCTGTAGATGATCAGAGGGAGGTATATGCCGCCAACCTGTGGAAGGTAGAGTCACCAAATGATAAGGGTCTGGATTATATGTACTCTTTTCACTCACGAACAGATGGGCAAAAGAAACTGGGTACTTCTGATAATTTGCTGGATTTTGTTGGTAAAATGAAGGTATCAAGTTCTTTTATTCTATGTCCAAACAGTTCCAAACTCATGGAGACTGAATTTCTCTTGTTTGGTACTAATGAACACCATCCTAGTCAGATGCCAAGTTTGACTTCAACTGCTAAAAAGAATTGGAGGCTGTCAAAAAAGGTGGTGGATGCATTCAGGACAAGCCATCTATCCAAGTATAAATCTAGGCCCAAAGGTGTACCGAGCTCCATATATGAGGATCTCTCCGGGGAGCAATGTAAAGAAATGTTGGGTGAACCAAATGCACTGGATTCTACCCTCCTACAGAGTAATCTTTCACCGAATCTTgagttggctgccattgttgtgAGAGAATATGTTCATGATACTTGTCAAGAGGCATCAGTTGGAGGCTGGGGCTTAAAATTTCTTGAGAAAGTTAGGGCAGAGCAATCTAGTGCTCCTGTAGAAGACTTTGATTCCCTGGAAAAGTGCCAAGAAAGTTCTCTTCGAAATAGAAATGATTGTTCTACTAGTATGGATGTTTTAATCCCAGCAGGATTTCATGGTGGTCAAAGAACCAGAAATGGTGGCCCCTCTAGTCTTACTGAGAGGTGGAGATCTGGACACTGTGACTGTGGTGGCTGGGACATTGGATGCCCTCTTACTGTACTCCACAACATGTCAAACAAAGAAGTTTTGCCGCAACCAGATGCACAAGGGGAATGCAAATCATTTGATCTATTCATTCAG GAAACAAAGCAAGGAGAGCCCATCCTGAGAATGGTGAATATCCAGGACGgtctttattttattcatttccAATCAACTCTGACAGCTCTACAAACTTTCTCTATAGGTGTGGCTATTATTCATACTCAGAGTTCCACTCTTTGTCCAAAACATGTAACAAAGTTGAAGCAGGAGGAATCAATGATAACAATTCTGTAG
- the LOC122655753 gene encoding uncharacterized protein LOC122655753 isoform X1, translating into MDPIFQALCSDQSSQNSGISRLPICALFSKSAKMEETFVNSTKDDQGNEDSPVRLRKDRELVEDNGSEFTESKSKGSLGREESKELTSDVKQSRIGGICIQESFFQSKHVTDVKKLKCMHFGSLNEKHLLQHYLDLVKVRPSDSLAIAYSPSSPCNIAVKLRSSKMEILFDRLNPIKNRRRNTCDLSSFVIDGPSAAGQGNLVISPVRQFIVGAVAGNDNVRRILKSPLSCHVGALDGDKKSEKMRSTDIKGEKCSKIMSSPEGLITSTSQKLEKEATLEKQRNGQERVHKRLFSISSTNSSSSDQSSLSACAPVSQGMLHCKWKGGIPYFVFSVDDQREVYAANLWKVESPNDKGLDYMYSFHSRTDGQKKLGTSDNLLDFVGKMKVSSSFILCPNSSKLMETEFLLFGTNEHHPSQMPSLTSTAKKNWRLSKKVVDAFRTSHLSKYKSRPKGVPSSIYEDLSGEQCKEMLGEPNALDSTLLQSNLSPNLELAAIVVREYVHDTCQEASVGGWGLKFLEKVRAEQSSAPVEDFDSLEKCQESSLRNRNDCSTSMDVLIPAGFHGGQRTRNGGPSSLTERWRSGHCDCGGWDIGCPLTVLHNMSNKEVLPQPDAQGECKSFDLFIQETKQGEPILRMVNIQDGLYFIHFQSTLTALQTFSIGVAIIHTQSSTLCPKHVTKLKQEESMITIL; encoded by the exons ATGGATCCGATTTTTCAG GCATTGTGTTCTGATCAATCTAGCCAAAATTCTGGTATATCCAGACTGCCAATATGTGCCTTATTCAGTAAGAGTGCAAAGATGGAAGAGACGTTCGTCAATTCCACGAAAGATGATCAAGGGAATGAAGATTCACCTGTTAGATTGAGAAAGGATAGGGAATTGGTAGAAGACAATGGGTCAGAGTTTACTGAATCGAAATCCAAAGGGTCATTAGGAAGAGAAGAATCAAAGGAGTTAACATCAGATGTCAAGCAATCACGTATAGGTGGAATATGCATTCAGGAATCATTTTTTCAAAGTAAACATGTTACTGATGTTAAGAAACTGAAGTGTATGCATTTTGGAAGTCTCAATGAGAAACATCTCTTGCAGCATTACTTGGATTTGGTTAAAGTTAGACCATCTGACTCTTTAGCTATAGCCTATAGTCCATCCTCCCCGTGCAATATTGCTGTGAAGTTAAGGTCCTCAAAAATGGAGATTCTATTTGACCGCTTAAATCCaattaaaaatagaagaagaaatacATGTGATCTGAGTAGTTTTGTGATTGATGGCCCGTCAGCAGCTGGACAAGGGAATTTAGTTATCAGCCCTGTCAGACAGTTTATTGTAGGGGCAGTTGCAGGGAATGACAATGTGAGAAGGATCTTGAAGAGCCCATTAAGTTGTCATGTAGGGGCCCTAGATGGTGACAAAAAGTCAGAAAAAATGAGGTCAACTGATATTAAAGGAGAAAAATGCTCTAAGATCATGAGCTCTCCGGAAGGACTAATCACTAGTACATCACAGAAGCTAGAAAAAGAAGCTACTCTAGAAAAGCAGAGAAATGGACAGGAAAGGGTGCATAAAAGGCTTTTTTCTATTTCAAGTACCAACTCTAGTAGTTCTGATCAATCTTCCTTATCTGCTTGTGCCCCTGTTTCTCAGGGAATGCTTCATTGCAAGTGGAAAGGTGGAATCCCATATTTTGTGTTCTCTGTAGATGATCAGAGGGAGGTATATGCCGCCAACCTGTGGAAGGTAGAGTCACCAAATGATAAGGGTCTGGATTATATGTACTCTTTTCACTCACGAACAGATGGGCAAAAGAAACTGGGTACTTCTGATAATTTGCTGGATTTTGTTGGTAAAATGAAGGTATCAAGTTCTTTTATTCTATGTCCAAACAGTTCCAAACTCATGGAGACTGAATTTCTCTTGTTTGGTACTAATGAACACCATCCTAGTCAGATGCCAAGTTTGACTTCAACTGCTAAAAAGAATTGGAGGCTGTCAAAAAAGGTGGTGGATGCATTCAGGACAAGCCATCTATCCAAGTATAAATCTAGGCCCAAAGGTGTACCGAGCTCCATATATGAGGATCTCTCCGGGGAGCAATGTAAAGAAATGTTGGGTGAACCAAATGCACTGGATTCTACCCTCCTACAGAGTAATCTTTCACCGAATCTTgagttggctgccattgttgtgAGAGAATATGTTCATGATACTTGTCAAGAGGCATCAGTTGGAGGCTGGGGCTTAAAATTTCTTGAGAAAGTTAGGGCAGAGCAATCTAGTGCTCCTGTAGAAGACTTTGATTCCCTGGAAAAGTGCCAAGAAAGTTCTCTTCGAAATAGAAATGATTGTTCTACTAGTATGGATGTTTTAATCCCAGCAGGATTTCATGGTGGTCAAAGAACCAGAAATGGTGGCCCCTCTAGTCTTACTGAGAGGTGGAGATCTGGACACTGTGACTGTGGTGGCTGGGACATTGGATGCCCTCTTACTGTACTCCACAACATGTCAAACAAAGAAGTTTTGCCGCAACCAGATGCACAAGGGGAATGCAAATCATTTGATCTATTCATTCAG GAAACAAAGCAAGGAGAGCCCATCCTGAGAATGGTGAATATCCAGGACGgtctttattttattcatttccAATCAACTCTGACAGCTCTACAAACTTTCTCTATAGGTGTGGCTATTATTCATACTCAGAGTTCCACTCTTTGTCCAAAACATGTAACAAAGTTGAAGCAGGAGGAATCAATGATAACAATTCTGTAG
- the LOC122655754 gene encoding histone-lysine N-methyltransferase, H3 lysine-79 specific-like, which yields MIHPPEQQQQQLPIKDIASPISTDQLFELCDQELFPETLQNSEVSSCSNCCYEENSYTTNLSFSSFSSFPSDRGKSNNNNNNNSNTNSSSTLTPTNTNNNLSIIFDCSTQDENDNDISASIDFSPQSTFSNVPSLLTTQQDHQSIDLSSLQCQIPLTDVGNGFSSYCTDPVVSLKGPPSLPSVFEDDCLSPLPSYVRLDPSSPSCSFLDQTLGSFLPGSLSTRITGDASGVFAGNILLGSDLHPQELEFQGDNCGVYGSDPLQQVYNSGDIQALHNDSSQLVNGGGTSTLTSEISTLEESTYKVGKLSVEERKEKIHRYMKKRNERNFSKKIKYACRKTLADSRPRVRGRFAKNDDFGEAVRPSCSNHEDEDDEEVGMKEEEMVDHSDIFAHISGVNSFKCNFPIQSWI from the exons ATGATCCATCCAccagaacaacaacaacaacaacttccCATT AAGGATATTGCAAGTCCCATAAGCACTGATCAACTATTTGAACTTTGTGATCAAGAATTATTCCCTGAAACTCTACAAAATTCTGAAGTCTCTTCTTGCTCAAACTGTTGTTATGAAGAGAATTCTTACACTACTaatctctccttctcttctttctcttcattcCCTTCTGATAGAGGAAAatccaataataataataataataacagtaACACCAACAGTAGTAGTACCTTAACACCAACCAACACCAACAATAATCTCTCTATCATCTTTGATTGCAGTACTCAAGATGAGAATGATAATGATATTTCAGCTTCCATAGATTTTTCTCCACAATCAACATTTTCAAATGTCCCTTCACTGTTAACAACACAACAAGACCACCAATCAATAGATCTCTCTTCACTTCAATGTCAAATTCCATTAACAGATGTTGGTAATGGGTTCTCATCTTACTGTACTGACCCAGTTGTTTCTCTTAAAGGACCACCTTCATTACCTTCTGTTTTTGAAGATGATTGCTTATCTCCATTACCTTCGTATGTTCGTTTGGAtccatcttctccttcatgTTCTTTCCTTGATCAAACTTTAGGATCTTTCTTGCCTGGGAGTTTGAGTACAAGAATTACTGGTGATGCATCTGGGGTTTTTGCTGGAAATATTCTTTTGGGTTCAGATTTGCATCCACAAGAATTGGAATTTCAAGGTGATAACTGTGGAGTTTATGGTTCTGATCCATTGCAACAGGTTTACAACTCTGGAGATATACAG GCCCTTCATAATGATAGCTCCCAATTGGTTAATGGTGGTGGGACTTCTACTCTAACATCAGAAATCTCCACTTTGGAAGAATCCACTTATAAAGTTGGAAAACTCTCTgttgaagaaaggaaggagaagattcATAGATAcatgaagaagagaaatgaGCGGAACTTCAGTAAGAAAATCAAg TATGCATGCCGCAAGACACTTGCGGATAGCCGTCCTCGTGTTAGAGGAAGATTTGCAAAGAACGATGATTTCGGAGAGGCTGTGAGACCTAGTTGCAGCAAtcatgaagatgaagatgatgaagaa GTGGgaatgaaagaagaggaaatggttGATCATTCAGATATTTTTGCTCATATAAGTGGGGTGAATTCCTTCAAATGCAACTTTCCAATCCAATCCTGGATATGA